The genomic interval ACCAAAATGACGGGGTTGGCCAGCAGCTCAGCACCACGCTCAACCCACCGAACACTCTGCTTATAATTTCACTGCAGCTCACATGTGATTTAGCCGAGAATGAAATCTAAATGAGACTGTTCCTcaatttattgaaaatattgcCATAAAAGCTGGTTATCCACTGTTTTCTCCCCCCACTGTGATGCCTTCTCCACTTGAGGGTTTACTCTGCACAGGAGTGAGTCATAGAGACTGAAATATGGAGACAGGGATGCTCTTTGAGCCTGTGGTAACCAAGATCTCACTGTATCTACATGCAGCTTGTGTGTTTTGCTGACTCAGCAGTCCGCCCCAAAATCTCGTCCTCTTTTGGcaggtttgtttaaaaataataataatgtgagtGGCATATGGGCTGCatactttttaatttcatttacaACTGAAATCGAACACCCTTTTGGATCCTGGGTAAGTCATTTTGGCTCTCTCAGGTTGAAATATTCATCTTCGGTCCTTTTTAGAGTATTGAAACAAATGATGTGTGATTTATCcagcttctttttaaaaattgttttattgaatatttatatcCTGGTGCACTGGTGCTATGACTGTAGATCAGTCAGCCCCAAATTTGGATTGTTGAATGAGCTGTAAAATGTGTATATCCTTAGTTTGActtattaaaagttaaatatattttattcatgtcctttatttttctgcaaggaatttaaataattataacttCTGTTTGCGATGAAAATGTTTGCTCCAAAATTAAACTCCAAATATCAGGAAATGTTTTCTGAGTAATCTTGAGATTTTGGAGTCActgtttaactatttttaatatttcatcagcCGGTGCCACAAAGGAAAATTCTGACTACTACGAAATTAGAAATTGACCTGTCTGTCAtctatttgatttaaaacaggGTATTCTAATAATCTTTGTGAccaaatacattattaaaactacTATTAAATGGAAAATTAAACTTAATGAACTTTATAAACGAAACTACCAAATCTCAttctattttacatttcattggTCTAATAGCtctaacttttttttagattctctaagacagtggttctcaaccttttttcagtgatgtaccccctgtgaaatacttttttagccaagtaccctctaaccagcgcaaagcatttttggttgaaaaaaagatgtaacacTAAAcaccatcagtgtctgatttattaaactgtcaacactgacgattgcattgttgcattaaattcagtttatgaacttacacttatattttattgaatatttattaaataacaatttttaaaggatttttgaatggatgctaattttaaatatatttttaaaaaaatctcacgtaccccctggagtgccttcacgtacccccatttgagaaccactgctctaagaTAATCAGCCATCGCACTTGACaattcccttttaaaaaaacgaATATTCATACAAGAGCACTGGCCATATTTGTTGACCTAATTATTGAACCCTCTTGAAACTGAactaaaaagcaaataaatgttttattctgaaaagtaaaataaatctatGTAGCTATGCTTTTCAATACGTTATTAAATCTTctaaagcatatatatatatatatcaggatACAGAGATTATTGAGCCTGCGCTTTAACGTACTTCCATTCAATTTTTTGGCATTGTAACATTGACCATAATAATATTTCTACATATGACCAAATTACTTCATATCCAAGAAGGAGGGCCCTGCTGGCTGCAGAGCTGAATCCCTGTATAATAAGTTAAGGAAGTTTAATGGTGGAGCTCCAGTGACAGCTGGCTGATGAaggccaatcagagagctcgCAGATGGAAGGCAGTGAGACTGAGGATCTGCAGACAGGAGGTGTTTGGAGAACCATGCCAGCTCCTCCAAAGGTGTAAAGAAGGATCCTTTCTCGCTTTTCGTTGGATCTCGTCGGCGCCTGAGCAGCTGTGAACATGAACACTGTAACTCATTACGGAGGGGGACGTTTTTCCAAAGCATCGGACGCAAGTGCGGATTTGTTCCAAGTTTTCTTCGGGAGCCGACAGAGCTCATGAATCCCTCTGCAGAGCGACGGGTTTATGGACTCGCGTATTAGCTAATGATGTCTATGGGTTTCATGCCTGACAGCCGGAATGCCTCAGATCCCTCCAAATCGGCCTTCCTGGAATTGGGCCACGGACACCCGGCACACCAGCAGATCTCCCACGGACTCTCTCACATTTACCCCGTCCATGGCTTGCATGCTGCCGGGCATTCCCAGCGAGAAGGTCCCTTCCCCGGCAGCCCGTCCTATCTGGGCTACGCCTCTTACCCCACCGCGGTGAACACGCACCCCCCGTCTGCTTACATGTCCTACCAGCACAGCAATCACAGCCACAGCAGCAGTCTGGCCCACAGCAGATTAGAGCACACAGGTAAAGTCTAATAAAGCCGGAATAAACTGTTGTAATGTATCATTTAATGGCTATACACTTCTGGTTTGCCATCAAATGCAATTACGCACAGGGTTACACACAATTCCCCTGACATTATAACAAGGACTTTAAGgttaagtaaataaacaaattgtcATATATAATGTGATAAATTGAAAGTTTGTGTGAGGCATGGACGTCAGCAGGTCACTCATTTCCAAACAAGGCCTTGCATTCAAAACACCGCCTCCCAGGGATGCTCCCTCTGTACCACTCATGTTATTCAATGAAGGCAGATGGTGCTATTAATTTTATTGACTATAATTTTTAATGGGTAAGTCCAATTATGGCCCTTGTGGCCTGGGCCTACCTCAGTAACTCGCTTTTGCCCTCATTATAGCAGCAATCATTCCACGTGCCATAGTGTCACTAGGATCCGTCCATATACGGGCATGTGATTTGGGGACGCTTTAATATATGATAAAAACCTTCATGTAATCGattaaatacttttgtttgCCTGTCAGACACTAatttcctgtttgaaaaaattcatccaattttcttttttcaattgacAAGATCACGAGAAGTCCCCGGCCATTGAGAGCAGGGACATTCGTCTAAATGGCAAGGGGAAGAAGATCCGGAAGCCTCGGACCATCTACTCCAGTCTGCAGCTGCAGGCTCTGCACCAGCGCTTCCAGCAGACCCAGTACCTGGCCCTACCGGAGCGGGCCGACCTGGCGGCTAAACTGGGACTCACCCAGACTCAGGTGGGCCTTCAACTCAGCCAGCTGTCCTGAAGGGATCAGGGAACGAGTAGGAGGTCGTAGATATATgcactatattattattattattattattattattattattattattattattattattattattattattattattattattattattattattattattattattattattattattattattattattattattattattattattattattagtagtagtagtagtagtagtagtagtattatcattattattattattattattagtagtattattattagtagtattattattagtattattattattattattagtagtagtagtagtagtagtagtagtagtagtattatcattattattattattattattattattatcattattattattagtattagtagtagtagtagtagtagtattagtattattattattattattattattattattattattattattagtagtagtagtagtattatcattattattattattattattattattatcattattattattagtattagtagtagtagtagtagtagtagtattagtattattagtattattagtattattattagctttatctgtattgttattattgttattattgttattgttatttcttataatgtattatataatatattatgtatgatatgatatgtattatgtattattaatattactagttttattatttattatttaggattattacttttattattataagtagtagtagtagtagtagtagtagtgtactGTTAGTGTTAGTATTGTATTTGTAGCATTATTGTTCTCAAGGTAATTATTAATTAGtggtaatagtaataataacaggGGTTGTGCTTATAATACTTTCACTATTATTCAgcctaaaatatcaaaattgcaatatttattGGCTAATTAAATAGAACTACTGGTCTGTTATTTTATATCTTGAAGTCATCTAACTTAAACGGACTGAGGACATATATTACTGAGGGAAAGTGGATGTTGAAACGCTTGAAAGGGAAACCTCTTATTTGCTGTATTATTAAGGATCACAGCGCTTCGGAAGATCAAATGAGATACCAACTTGTTGTGATTTGTAACTCGATCCTTTAATGATTGTCTTATTTACTGTACTTATTTCCACGTCTGTATTTCCTTTGTCAAGCCTGGTCCTTGAAGTGCTCTTTGAATGCAGCATGACTGCAGTTACAAaatgatcaacagaaaaaaataaagaagaaaaatgtagaatCAGGGGTTGTCAGCTGTTCTCAAGTGTTTTGCGATGCTCTATTAGAGAaaactttatgaaattaaaccAGTTCGTTATAAGcattaatgtcatttatttatttgtgtttaattgtaATCCCACTCATTCAGAATACGATTTCCCGAGAAACTACGAAGTCAATGTTTGGAACTTCTGAGATATTGCAGCATTTGTAATAATTGCACGGGCATGTGTAAACGTATTTCGGAGACAAACAAGTGCACGTGTGGCTGTCAATTTATCATTCTCATCTGGAACAAAACAGTCTTCAGATGTCCGCCTCGCCTTCAAAGTAGTTTGACTTGTATTGAACTTTCATAATGAGAGATAAGCAAATTGAATATACTCTGTCATCTGATATGCTTCCTCAATCTCAACAATTATCTCCCAGTTATATGCTGCCATTCGTGCCGTTGCTGCTTAGATAGTTCAAAGTGTTCCATTTAAGCTTTATGATGCAATTTATGAATATTCACACCATTGTCCtcgtgaaaaaaagaaatagccattttattttggaatCTGCAGAAAGTGCCAGTGATCAACCGCAGCGCCCTTTtgggcagtttttttttattccacaatACTTTTATTCTCGGCGGGTTGCTGTCACACTCATGCACCATAGGACTCATAAAGCAGTAAACAATAAGAAAGCTCAGTTTTAATGCCACTCAGACAGCTGAGCGATAGGCCTGGGATttgcagaaacaacacaaataagATGAGAGTTATGAGGTTTTCATTGTTCACAATATTCACTTAAGGCCAATTCTGAAAATTGTGTTTGAGTTCAATTGAGTTTTATTACCGCTGATTGTTAACCACAATAACAATTATGtgcatttttcctctttttaggTGAAAATATGGTTTCAGAATAAGCGATCCAAGTACAAAAAGATCCTGAAGCATGGCAGTGGATCAGAGGGAGAACATCTCCACAGCACTAGCTCCATCTCCCCCTGCTCACCCGGGATGCCCCAGCTGTGGGAGGTCTCCATGGCGAACAAAGGAGCCCAAATGCACCCAAACAATTACATGAGCAGCTTTGGCCACTGGTATCCAAACCACCACCATCCCAATCACCAGGACGCTGCCCAGGCCTCAGATGATGTGAGCGGATTGTTATGGTGTCGAGTGAAGCACACTTCACACTGAACTTGCTGGTTCCTCTCAAGGCCTCATCTCAGAACTgaattgtgtttaaatgtgtgttttaagataTCTTGTTCATGTTCTTTTGTATTAGGCCTACGTGTGCGTTTTGAATTCAATTTTCAGAGCATATTTCGACTCAAAggaatcaaatatattttttgattttgttttaatggcACTGCAACTTCTGGGGCACGGCCTCAACTCTTTGCATCGTGTGTGCAGTTTACCAAGAGACTCTGGACGAAAGGCATGTTAAAGGATATAGATTGTGTGCATGGGTCTGCGTTTTTAGGAAAAAAGAGTTTCAGCTGCATGGTGCAACAAATGCTTTGAGCATTATGCTAATAAATAGCAGTTGGATTGCTATTATTTCGATGAATCTTTTGTGTGATAACTGtcgtgtttgtttttggttcatGCTTTATTAGTGAGATGATTTCAAGATCTGTTCAAATAATCGAAAGGCAGATACATGAACGTGTGATTTTAATCATCGACCGTAAAGGAGCCCTGATTGCCTACAGGAGTCAGATTAATGACAGCTGGACTCTGAGAGAAGCTCACGAACAAAGGCGTCCGTGAGCTGTGGATGAAATATGGTCTCACTAATGTACAGCGTGTTGTTAACCACACACAGATCAGCACATCAGCACATCAGCTGCATTTTGTCCATAAACCTGCACATCTGCCAGATGTTTTGTCCAAACACCGTTTAAGTTATAAAGGCATCCACTGTCAATTGTATTCCTATTTTTTCCTGTGATAACTGGCctactttattttgaaagccaACACAACATCCAATGACGGACAAAGTCTCCCGTCCTGGGGAACCAAAGGGGACGTGGGGGGGGGCACCTTTACGCACAGACAAATAGGTGCCTtcctaaatgtttatttgaattgtAAAGTCAGcattgcaacaacaaaacagtttgattatttaacacatttaatttacctaggtccttttttcccccctcaa from Anoplopoma fimbria isolate UVic2021 breed Golden Eagle Sablefish chromosome 5, Afim_UVic_2022, whole genome shotgun sequence carries:
- the dlx4b gene encoding LOW QUALITY PROTEIN: homeobox protein Dlx4b (The sequence of the model RefSeq protein was modified relative to this genomic sequence to represent the inferred CDS: inserted 2 bases in 1 codon), with the translated sequence MMSMGFMPDSRNASDPSKSAFLELGHGHPAHQQISHGLSHIYPVHGLHAAGHSQREGPFPGSPSYLGYASYPTAVNTHPPSAYMSYQHSNHSHSSSLAHSRLEHTDHEKSPAIESRDIRLNGKGKKIRKPRTIYSSLQLQALHQRFQQTQYLALPERADLAAKLGLTQTQVKIWFQNKRSKYKKILKHGSGSEGEHLHSTSSISPCSPGMPQLWEVSMANKGAQMHPNNYMSSFGHWYPNHHHPNHQDAAXRPQMM